Part of the Leptotrichia massiliensis genome, TGATTTTTCAATTGGTGGTGCGTTTTATCCAGAAACTCACTATGAAAATAATGATTTGGTTGATCTTTTTCATTTAAAGAATAAAGTTGAATCTGGAACAGATTTTTTAACTTCTCAAATGTTCTTTGATAATGATATTTTTATAAAATTTAAGGAAAAAGCAGAAAAACTAGATATAAAAGTACCTTTAGTTGCAGGAATTATGCCAGTTACAAATGCAAAGCAGATAAAAAGAATTATAGAGCTGTCAAAATGCTCTGTACCTCACAAATTAGATAAATTATTGGAAAAATACGGAGATAATCCAGAATCTATGAAAAAGGCTGGAATAATGTACGCAAGTGAGCAAATCATAGAATTATTGGCTTATGGAATCAAGGGAATTCATATTTATACAATGAATAAACCTGAAATAGCAAAGGAAATTATGAAAAATATTGAATTTGCAAGATAAATTTTAAATATTTATTTAACAAATTAATTTTTGAAATATTTTGATTGTATAGATGTTTTTATCATATTATTTTTTATAAAAACAAGGGTTATTGATAATTTGAAACTGAAATAATTAAAATATAAAACAGGAGGTAACAAAATGTCTATAAAAAAAGTATTAACAATTGCAGGATCTGATACAAGCGGAGGAGCTGGTATACAGGCGGATCTGAAAACGTTTCAGGAAAGAGGAGTGTATGGAATGAACGCTCTGACAGTTATTGTTACAATGGATCCTAAAAATAGCTGGGCTCACAAAGTTTTTCCAATTGAATTGAATGTTATAAAAGAGCAAATTGATACAGTTGTAAATGGAATTGGAGTGGATGCATTAAAAACTGGCATGCTTCCTACAGTTGAAATTATTGAATATGTAGGTTCTATTTTAAAAAATTGTAAAAATCCAGTTGTTATAGATCCCGTTATGGTATGCAAAGTGAGCAGCGGCTCTACTGAAAATCTTTTCCCAGAAAATGTAGTTGCCATGAAAAATCATTTATTGCCTTACGCAACTGTTGTTACTCCAAACTTATTTGAAGCCGCACAGTTAGCTGGAATGGAAAAAATTGACACGCTTGAGGAAGCAAAGGAAGCGGCTAAAAAAATATGTGACTTAGGTGCAAAAAATGTTGTTATAAAAGGAAGAAAATTTTTCGCTGGAGAAAAATCAATTGATTTCTTATACGATGGAAAAGATTTTGAATTTTTTGAATCTGAAAAAATTGATACAGAATGGAATCATGGTGCAGGATGTACTTTCTCCGCCTCAATCACAGCAGAACTGGCAAAAGGTTCCACAGTAAGCGAAGCAGTCTCCACTACAAAAAAATTAATCACAGAAGCCTTGAAACAGTCCTTTAAATTAAACGACTATACTGGGCCTTTAAATCATAAGGCATTTGCTTTAAAATAATAAATAATAAAAATATATTTTAAAAAGTATTCTCTTTGGAGTAGGTGTTTAAGAGGATACTTTTTTTGTAAAATTTTAACTTATCATAAATTGCAATATTAAATGCAACATTTTTTTATCTGAAAATCAAATAGGAGAATATAAATAATGGGAAAAAATAGTCTTGAAGAATTGGAAAATTTGATGTGGAAAAAATATAAAAAACAAATAAGTTTTCAACAATTACAAAAGGAATTTTTAAAAAATGATGATGAAAGAATAGAGTATATAAAAACAGAGTTGGAAAAAGCATATAATGAAAAAAATGGAGACAGCGTATATATTTTAATTTCAGCAATTTACATGTTCGAATTATACAGTGAAAAATTTGTTGATATTTTATGCAAATTAACAAAAGAAGAATGGCATGGAAAACATGAAGATATAGTATTTTATCTCCAACAAATGGAGCTACCTTCTACAATAGACTGTATATACGAACTGGCAATTTCAAATTTTGAAAAATATAGTTGGGATGATAATTTTGCATTAGTGAGAAAATGCTGTTTTGCTTTGGGAGATATTAATACGCCTAAGGCGAAAGAAAAGCTGGAATCACTGTTGCAGAGTGATGAAGAAATGATAAGGAAACATGCAATGGAGCAGTTGGAAAGATGTGATTTTTTAAATAAAGATGATTAAAAAAATAGATTATTGTATGTAAAAAATAAAAATTATTATATAGAAAAATATAAATAAATTATTTTCACAATTGATTTTATTACAATTTTTTGATAAAATATATAAGTATAATTTGATTTGATAAACAAATAAATTTATGATAAAATCAGTTTATGAAATAATTAAAAATTGATATGTTTCACTCAAATTTTTGATTCGATTAAGTTTGGTGAAATATTAGATATATTTAGAAAAATTTTGGAGGTAAAATTAACATGAGTTTGTTAGAATTGAAAAACGTAAAATCTGAAGTAGAGGGGAAGGAAATCTTAAAAGGACTGAACTTGACTATAAATAAAGGAGAAGTTCATGTAATTATGGGGCCTAATGGAGCAGGAAAATCTACACTTGCAAGTATTCTTGTGGGACATCCAAAACATGAGCTTGTTGATGGGGAAATTATTTTGGATGGAGAAAATATTAATGAAGATGCTGTTGACGAAAGAGCTAAAAAAGGGATTTTCCTATCATTTCAATATCCAGAAGAAATACCGGGACTTACAGTAGAAGACTTTTTGAGAACAGCAAAAGAATCTGTTACTGGTGAAAAACAGTATTTAATGCAATTTCACAATGAACTAGTAGAAAAAATGGAAAAACTTCACATTAATCCCGAATATGCAGATAGACACTTAAATGTTGGATTTTCTGGTGGAGAAAAGAAAAAAAATGAAATTTTACAAATGGCAGTTTTAGAGCCAAAATTGGCTATTCTGGATGAAACTGATTCTGGACTTGATATTGACGCTACAAAAGTTGTATTTGAAGGTGTTCAAAAATTAAAGACTAAAGATACAGCTTTACTTATAATTACACACTATGATAAAGTGCTGGATTATTTAAAGCCTGATTTTGTTCATATTTTGATGAATGGAAAAATTGTTAAGACAGGTGGGCAAGAATTAGTTGAAAGCATTGAAAAAGATGGTTATGCTAAAATGAAGGAAGAATTAGGATTATAATTAATACAGAATAGAAAGTGTGGGAATAATGGAAAATAGAAAAAAAACATATGTTGCAGATATTGAACGTGGTGTCTATGATATAAAAGACGAAGGACATTATAAATATAAGGCTGAAAAGGGACTTACTCCTGAAATTATCAAAAAAATTTCAGAAAGAAAAAATGAGCCTGAATGGATGAGAGAATTTAGATTAAAGGCATTAGAAGTTTACAATTCAAAACCTATGACTGACTGGGGTCCAGATTTATCAGATCTTGATGTAAATGATATTGTGCATTATTTAGAACCTGATTCGGCACCTATGAATGAAAACTGGGATGATGTACCAAGCTATATAAGAGATACATTTGACAGACTTGGAATTCCTGAGGCTGAAAAGCAGTCACTTGCAGGAGTAGGAGCACAATATGATTCGGAAGTAGTTTATCACAGCATTCATAAAGAATTGAAAGAACAAGGTGTAATTTATACAGATATTGAAACTGCTATGGTAGAATATGAAGATATGCTAAAGGAATATTTTATGACATTAATTACGGTTAATGATCACAAATTTGCGGCATTACATGGAGCAGTATGGTCTGGAGGATCATTTATCTACGTTCCAAAAGGAGTAAAGGTAAATATGCCTTTACAATCATATTTTAGATTGAATGCACCTGAAGCAGGACAATTTGAGCATACGCTTATTATTGTGGACGAAGGAGCTGATTTGCATTATATCGAGGGATGTTCTGCTCCAAAATATCAAAAAAATGCATTGCATGCGGGAGCGGTTGAATTATTTGTAAGAAAAGGGGCAAGATTAAGATATTCAACAATTGAGAATTGGTCAAGAAATATGTACAATCTTAATACAAAAAGAGCAATAGTGGAAGATGATGGAGTAGTTGAGTGGATTTCTGGATCATTTGGATCAAGAGTTTCGATGCTTTACCCAATGAGTATTCTAAAAGGCGATCGTTCAAGATGTGAATTTACAGGAGTTACATTTGCAGCAGCTGGACAATATTTGGATACAGGATGTAAAATTGTTCATCAAGGAAAACAGACAAGTTCGACAGTTCATTCAAAATCAATTTCCAAAAATGGAGGAACAGCATTTTATAGAGGGCTTTTAAAAGTATTGCCAGAAGCAACTGGAGCAAGATCAACAGTAGAATGTGAATCATTAATGCTGGATAATGAATCAACATCAGACACTATACCAATAATTGATATAAATAATGATAGCGTAGATATTGGACATGAAGCAAAAATCGGAAGAATAAGCGACGAAGCAATATTTTATCTTATGTCAAGAGGTATAAGCGAAGATGAAGCAAAGGCGATGATTGTAAGAGGATTTGTTGAGCCAATTTCTAAGGAGCTTCCGCTTGAATATGCTGTAGAGCTTAATAAATTGATAGAGCTGGAGCTGGAAGGAACAATCGGATAAACAGGCAAAACTCAAATTGCTGAAAAATGGAAGGAGCAAAAATGTTAGAAAAATCAAGCATACAAAATCTTGAAAATAGTGAATACAGACTGAAAAAGTTTGAACAATATAAAAAGCTTGAAAAAGTTAATTGGACAAGAGTAGGCTATCAATACGAAGAGCCTGAAACATTTAAGAAATTTAATAATCTAGAAATAAAGCATGGAAATCAAGAAGGAGTTGCTATAAAAAATATTAGTGACTCAATAGATGAGCTGGAAAGATTAAAAAATGATAATGAATATGGACTAGGAGACTTTTTTAAGACACAGAATCTTGCTTTTTGTAATGAAGGGAAGTACCTAAAAATTGCTGAAAGAAAAAAAATTGAAAAGCCAATTTACTTAAATTATCGTGCAAATAAAGAAAATAATTTTCTAGTTGACTACAATGTTATTGAAGTCGAAGACTTTGCAAAAGTTACAGTAATTATTACTTATGATTCAGAAGATGATACGCCAGTTTATCATAATGGAATTATAAAAGTGTTCACTGGAAGAAATGCAGAAGTAAAAATTATAAAAATACAAACTTTAAATACAAAAAGTTCTAATTTTGAGTCATCAAAAATTGAAACTTTGGGTCAAGGAAAAACTCAATATTACAGTGTTGAACTAGGTGGAAAGATTAATGCGATAAGTCATAAATCTTATCTTGAAGAAGATTCATCAGAAGTTTATGTATGGCCTGCATACCTTGCTGATGAGGATAGAAAGCTGGACTTGGAGTATTCAGTAGTATTCCGTGGACGTAGAACAGTTGGGGAACTTCAGGGAAGAGGGGCTGTAAAAGATACGGCTAAAAAAGTATTTCGTGGAAACCTTTACTTTAAGCAAGGTTCGAGCAAGTCTGAAGGGCGTGAAGGAGAATTTGCCATCTTATTAAATGATAAAATAAAGGCTGACTCTATTCCAACATTATTCTGTAGCGAAGATGATGTTATCGGAGAACACGCTGCTTCTGTCGGAAAAGTTGATGAATCAAAATTA contains:
- the sufD gene encoding Fe-S cluster assembly protein SufD; its protein translation is MLEKSSIQNLENSEYRLKKFEQYKKLEKVNWTRVGYQYEEPETFKKFNNLEIKHGNQEGVAIKNISDSIDELERLKNDNEYGLGDFFKTQNLAFCNEGKYLKIAERKKIEKPIYLNYRANKENNFLVDYNVIEVEDFAKVTVIITYDSEDDTPVYHNGIIKVFTGRNAEVKIIKIQTLNTKSSNFESSKIETLGQGKTQYYSVELGGKINAISHKSYLEEDSSEVYVWPAYLADEDRKLDLEYSVVFRGRRTVGELQGRGAVKDTAKKVFRGNLYFKQGSSKSEGREGEFAILLNDKIKADSIPTLFCSEDDVIGEHAASVGKVDESKLFYLMSRGLSEGRAKKLIVESSFRPIMDNIDDEKLREKLFEELERRI
- the pdxK gene encoding pyridoxine/pyridoxal/pyridoxamine kinase, with the protein product MSIKKVLTIAGSDTSGGAGIQADLKTFQERGVYGMNALTVIVTMDPKNSWAHKVFPIELNVIKEQIDTVVNGIGVDALKTGMLPTVEIIEYVGSILKNCKNPVVIDPVMVCKVSSGSTENLFPENVVAMKNHLLPYATVVTPNLFEAAQLAGMEKIDTLEEAKEAAKKICDLGAKNVVIKGRKFFAGEKSIDFLYDGKDFEFFESEKIDTEWNHGAGCTFSASITAELAKGSTVSEAVSTTKKLITEALKQSFKLNDYTGPLNHKAFALK
- a CDS encoding HEAT repeat domain-containing protein, whose amino-acid sequence is MGKNSLEELENLMWKKYKKQISFQQLQKEFLKNDDERIEYIKTELEKAYNEKNGDSVYILISAIYMFELYSEKFVDILCKLTKEEWHGKHEDIVFYLQQMELPSTIDCIYELAISNFEKYSWDDNFALVRKCCFALGDINTPKAKEKLESLLQSDEEMIRKHAMEQLERCDFLNKDD
- the sufC gene encoding Fe-S cluster assembly ATPase SufC, which encodes MSLLELKNVKSEVEGKEILKGLNLTINKGEVHVIMGPNGAGKSTLASILVGHPKHELVDGEIILDGENINEDAVDERAKKGIFLSFQYPEEIPGLTVEDFLRTAKESVTGEKQYLMQFHNELVEKMEKLHINPEYADRHLNVGFSGGEKKKNEILQMAVLEPKLAILDETDSGLDIDATKVVFEGVQKLKTKDTALLIITHYDKVLDYLKPDFVHILMNGKIVKTGGQELVESIEKDGYAKMKEELGL
- the sufB gene encoding Fe-S cluster assembly protein SufB encodes the protein MENRKKTYVADIERGVYDIKDEGHYKYKAEKGLTPEIIKKISERKNEPEWMREFRLKALEVYNSKPMTDWGPDLSDLDVNDIVHYLEPDSAPMNENWDDVPSYIRDTFDRLGIPEAEKQSLAGVGAQYDSEVVYHSIHKELKEQGVIYTDIETAMVEYEDMLKEYFMTLITVNDHKFAALHGAVWSGGSFIYVPKGVKVNMPLQSYFRLNAPEAGQFEHTLIIVDEGADLHYIEGCSAPKYQKNALHAGAVELFVRKGARLRYSTIENWSRNMYNLNTKRAIVEDDGVVEWISGSFGSRVSMLYPMSILKGDRSRCEFTGVTFAAAGQYLDTGCKIVHQGKQTSSTVHSKSISKNGGTAFYRGLLKVLPEATGARSTVECESLMLDNESTSDTIPIIDINNDSVDIGHEAKIGRISDEAIFYLMSRGISEDEAKAMIVRGFVEPISKELPLEYAVELNKLIELELEGTIG
- the metF gene encoding methylenetetrahydrofolate reductase [NAD(P)H], which produces MKIKDMFEQKEHLISFEIFPPNKNFSQEKLKEVTAELVECKPDFISVTYGAGGQTKGGTIEMASHIKNNLKTEVLAHLTCVGSKKSEIHDYLQEAKSKNVKNILALRGDVPQGETEDIYNKGDYKYASELISDLRKNSEFDDFSIGGAFYPETHYENNDLVDLFHLKNKVESGTDFLTSQMFFDNDIFIKFKEKAEKLDIKVPLVAGIMPVTNAKQIKRIIELSKCSVPHKLDKLLEKYGDNPESMKKAGIMYASEQIIELLAYGIKGIHIYTMNKPEIAKEIMKNIEFAR